A genomic window from Haladaptatus caseinilyticus includes:
- the ftsY gene encoding signal recognition particle-docking protein FtsY, whose translation MFDSLKEKLSGFRKDVEETTEEKAEEAEEVEEAEEAEAETSEPVEEETETEASESEADREPESETEGTNNGGGFAQKAKSFARGEIVIEEQDVEDPLWELEMALLESDVEMSVAEEMLKGIRSDLVGATRKFSAETEDVVEQALRDSLLSVISVGQFDFDQRVEEADKPLVIIFTGVNGVGKTTSIAKLSRYLEAHGHSSVMANGDTYRAGANEQIEVHADSLGKKLIKHEQGGDPAAVIYDAVEYADAHDIDVVLGDTAGRLHTSEGLMDQLAKIDRVVDPDMTLFVDEAVAGQDAVQRAKEFNNAAEIDGSILTKADADSKGGAAISISHVTGKPILFLGTGQGYDDIERFDPETLVERLLGDEDE comes from the coding sequence TGAGCGGGTTCCGTAAGGACGTCGAGGAGACGACTGAGGAGAAGGCCGAAGAAGCTGAAGAAGTCGAAGAAGCCGAAGAAGCCGAAGCCGAAACGTCGGAACCCGTCGAGGAGGAAACCGAAACTGAAGCATCCGAATCGGAGGCCGACCGCGAACCGGAGTCGGAAACCGAAGGGACGAACAACGGCGGCGGCTTCGCACAAAAGGCGAAATCGTTCGCTCGCGGTGAAATCGTCATCGAGGAGCAGGACGTCGAAGACCCCCTCTGGGAGTTGGAGATGGCGCTCCTCGAAAGCGACGTGGAGATGAGCGTCGCGGAAGAGATGCTCAAAGGAATCCGAAGCGACCTCGTCGGCGCGACGCGGAAGTTCAGCGCCGAGACGGAAGACGTGGTCGAACAGGCGCTTCGTGACTCCCTCCTGTCGGTAATCAGCGTCGGGCAGTTCGATTTCGACCAGCGCGTCGAAGAGGCTGACAAACCGCTCGTCATCATCTTCACCGGCGTCAACGGCGTCGGGAAGACGACGAGCATCGCCAAGCTGTCGCGCTATCTCGAAGCGCACGGTCACTCGTCGGTAATGGCGAACGGCGACACCTACCGTGCCGGAGCGAACGAACAGATCGAGGTGCATGCCGACTCGCTGGGCAAAAAGCTGATCAAGCACGAACAGGGTGGCGACCCTGCAGCAGTTATCTACGATGCCGTGGAGTACGCGGATGCCCACGATATCGACGTGGTGCTCGGCGACACGGCAGGACGACTGCACACCAGCGAAGGGTTGATGGACCAGTTGGCGAAAATCGACCGCGTCGTCGATCCGGACATGACCCTCTTCGTGGACGAGGCCGTGGCCGGACAGGACGCGGTGCAGCGTGCCAAGGAGTTCAACAACGCCGCGGAAATCGACGGATCCATTCTGACGAAGGCTGACGCCGACTCGAAAGGTGGGGCCGCGATCTCCATCTCACACGTGACGGGGAAGCCGATCCTCTTCCTCGGAACCGGACAGGGATACGACGACATCGAGCGATTCGACCCTGAAACCCTCGTGGAACGACTGCTTGGCGACGAAGACGAGTAA
- a CDS encoding methyltransferase domain-containing protein: protein MYLLELGGEDDEFAACEAESAATGVEIVAPGLARATAITERIRNLAYTHRASKQIGRTNADIDSACALLSAASFDREGSVAVRARSVRETRLSTQETERKLGRILVERGFSVDLDDPDHELRAIFSDDICMLGWLEIESTRDFGSRMPTDRPFFQPGSMHPLLARALVNIAGAREGKTILDPMCGTGGVLIEAALVGARPLGVDAQEKMVRGAGENLTHYGPDSHAGTVRGDATHLPFPDDSIDGVVFDAPYGRQSKIANLELDVLVDGALSEAHRVAPRTVIVGDRSWVSEARDAGWTVEEEFERRVHRSLTRYIAVLSR from the coding sequence GTGTATCTACTCGAACTCGGCGGAGAAGACGACGAATTTGCGGCCTGTGAGGCGGAGAGCGCGGCAACTGGCGTCGAAATCGTCGCACCGGGACTCGCGCGAGCGACGGCCATCACGGAGCGCATCAGAAACCTCGCGTACACGCACCGAGCGAGCAAGCAGATCGGCAGGACGAACGCCGACATCGACAGCGCGTGCGCATTGCTCTCCGCCGCGTCCTTCGACCGCGAGGGAAGTGTTGCGGTGCGCGCCCGGTCGGTACGCGAAACACGACTGAGCACGCAGGAAACGGAACGGAAACTCGGTCGGATACTCGTCGAACGTGGCTTTTCGGTCGATTTGGACGACCCGGATCACGAACTGCGAGCCATCTTCTCTGACGACATCTGCATGCTCGGCTGGCTCGAAATCGAGAGCACACGCGATTTCGGGAGTCGCATGCCGACCGACCGACCCTTTTTCCAACCGGGAAGTATGCATCCACTGCTCGCACGCGCGTTGGTGAACATCGCCGGAGCACGGGAGGGGAAAACGATCCTCGATCCGATGTGCGGGACCGGTGGCGTACTCATCGAGGCCGCGCTGGTGGGAGCACGACCGCTCGGCGTGGATGCACAGGAAAAGATGGTTCGCGGGGCAGGGGAAAACCTCACTCACTACGGCCCCGACAGCCATGCTGGAACAGTTCGCGGCGATGCAACACACCTGCCGTTTCCCGACGATTCCATCGACGGCGTGGTGTTCGACGCTCCTTACGGCAGGCAGTCGAAGATCGCGAATCTCGAACTGGATGTCCTCGTAGACGGTGCGCTTTCGGAGGCCCATCGGGTCGCACCACGAACGGTCATCGTCGGCGACCGCTCATGGGTGTCCGAGGCGCGTGATGCGGGATGGACGGTCGAGGAGGAGTTCGAACGGCGTGTCCATCGCTCGTTGACGCGATACATCGCAGTGCTGTCTCGATAG
- the thyA gene encoding thymidylate synthase, whose protein sequence is MEQYLGLVDDVLQEGTYKPNRTGVDTISTFSRHYEIDLQAGFPLLTTKQMDGFRWDSMLHELLWYLSGEEHVRNLREKTGIWNEWADEDGNLDTAYGRFWRRFPVPESGLPGESWPEDGHRWLNDDGTFDQIQYVLDGLKENPNSRRFVVSAWHPANAAVSTLPPCHYTFVVNVQGETLNLHLTQRSGDVALGIPFNIAAYALLATVLAQETGFEVGKFAHTIVDAHIYCGEGERGEWYRDNLGELQARLSDVEMKAEFEEVRNWLESAAPEEEDGNDGLDHVPGLLTQLSREPKSRPEIEVSADSLAELTYDDITLREYDAHPGIRFSVAE, encoded by the coding sequence ATGGAGCAGTATCTGGGTCTCGTGGACGACGTACTTCAGGAGGGGACGTACAAGCCCAATCGAACCGGCGTGGATACGATTTCGACGTTCAGTCGACATTACGAAATCGACCTGCAAGCGGGATTCCCGCTGTTGACGACGAAGCAGATGGACGGGTTTCGCTGGGACTCGATGTTGCACGAACTTCTCTGGTATCTCTCCGGTGAGGAACACGTTCGGAACCTGCGCGAGAAGACGGGTATCTGGAACGAGTGGGCCGACGAAGACGGGAACCTCGACACCGCCTACGGACGGTTCTGGCGACGGTTCCCGGTTCCGGAGTCAGGGCTGCCGGGCGAGTCGTGGCCGGAGGATGGCCACCGATGGTTGAACGATGACGGAACGTTCGACCAAATCCAGTACGTCCTCGACGGCCTCAAAGAGAACCCGAACTCGCGGCGATTCGTCGTTTCGGCGTGGCACCCAGCGAATGCGGCGGTTTCAACGCTCCCACCGTGTCACTACACGTTCGTGGTAAACGTACAGGGCGAGACGCTGAACCTACACCTCACGCAGCGGTCGGGCGATGTGGCGCTCGGCATCCCGTTCAACATCGCGGCTTACGCCCTGCTTGCGACCGTTCTCGCGCAGGAAACTGGATTCGAGGTCGGCAAGTTCGCCCACACCATCGTGGACGCCCACATCTACTGTGGCGAGGGCGAACGCGGCGAGTGGTACCGCGACAATCTCGGCGAACTGCAAGCACGACTGAGCGACGTTGAGATGAAAGCCGAGTTCGAGGAGGTTCGAAACTGGCTCGAATCGGCGGCACCGGAGGAAGAAGACGGCAACGACGGTCTCGACCACGTCCCCGGCCTGCTGACTCAACTGTCTCGTGAACCGAAATCACGTCCCGAGATCGAGGTTTCGGCGGACTCGCTGGCCGAACTGACCTACGACGACATCACCCTCCGGGAGTACGACGCCCATCCCGGCATCAGATTCAGCGTGGCGGAATGA
- a CDS encoding dihydrofolate reductase, giving the protein MTRLVLIAAVAQNGVIGDGGDMPWHYSEDLRHFKETTMGHPVVMGRTTYDSIAGRIDGPLPGRTNVVLSRSNPDLPEDVVLVHGVQEAIDEVEKLDDTAFVIGGATVYEQFLPHADELVLTEIHAEYDGDTKFPEWNQEEWREAERDERDAFDFVRYERR; this is encoded by the coding sequence ATGACGCGCTTAGTCCTCATCGCCGCCGTCGCCCAAAACGGAGTCATTGGCGACGGCGGCGACATGCCGTGGCACTACTCGGAGGATTTGCGCCATTTCAAGGAGACGACGATGGGTCATCCCGTCGTCATGGGGCGGACGACCTACGACAGCATTGCAGGGCGAATCGACGGCCCACTGCCGGGTCGCACGAACGTCGTCCTCAGTCGCTCGAATCCAGACCTTCCGGAGGACGTAGTACTGGTCCACGGCGTTCAGGAAGCGATCGACGAAGTCGAAAAGCTGGACGATACCGCGTTCGTCATCGGCGGCGCGACGGTTTACGAGCAGTTCCTTCCCCACGCGGACGAACTGGTATTGACCGAGATTCACGCGGAGTACGACGGGGATACGAAGTTTCCCGAGTGGAATCAGGAAGAATGGCGAGAGGCCGAGCGCGACGAGCGCGATGCGTTCGATTTTGTCCGGTACGAACGTCGCTGA
- a CDS encoding DUF7473 family protein, with protein MALLGELTPLVGTYLLLASFLTLTAHIAARNFLGSVPLPRALAIGPPIAALPFLLQRYVGLIVIVIAIALDLTLFHIVYRLKWRTAGFVTAIHVLVSFLASVVIGGIVYIISLGPPAPPT; from the coding sequence ATGGCACTGTTGGGTGAACTGACGCCACTCGTCGGAACGTATCTCCTTCTGGCGAGCTTTCTCACGCTGACGGCACACATCGCCGCGAGAAATTTCCTCGGGAGCGTGCCGCTTCCTCGCGCGCTCGCAATCGGCCCGCCGATTGCGGCGCTCCCGTTTCTCCTTCAGCGGTACGTCGGTCTCATCGTCATCGTCATCGCGATAGCGCTCGACCTGACCCTCTTCCACATCGTCTATCGACTCAAGTGGCGTACTGCAGGCTTCGTCACCGCCATCCACGTCCTCGTCAGCTTTCTGGCGAGCGTCGTCATCGGCGGTATCGTCTACATCATTTCGCTCGGCCCGCCGGCGCCACCGACGTAA
- a CDS encoding TATA-box-binding protein — translation MTDPKETINIENVVASTGIGQELDLQSVAMDLEGADYDPEQFPGLVYRTQNPKSAALIFRSGKIVCTGAKSTADVHESLEIVFDKLRELNIQVNENPEIVVQNIVTSADLGRNLNLNAIAIGLGLENIEYEPEQFPGLVYRLDEPEVVALLFGSGKLVITGGKKPEDAEQAVDKIVSRLEELGLLE, via the coding sequence ATGACCGACCCCAAGGAAACCATCAACATTGAAAACGTGGTCGCCTCGACGGGCATCGGGCAGGAACTCGACCTTCAGAGCGTCGCGATGGACCTCGAAGGCGCGGACTACGACCCAGAGCAGTTCCCCGGTCTCGTCTACCGTACCCAGAACCCGAAATCGGCCGCACTCATCTTCCGCTCCGGTAAAATCGTCTGTACCGGCGCAAAGAGCACCGCGGACGTCCACGAGAGCCTCGAAATCGTCTTCGACAAACTCCGTGAACTCAACATCCAGGTCAACGAAAACCCGGAAATCGTCGTCCAGAACATCGTTACCAGTGCCGATCTCGGCCGCAATCTCAATCTCAACGCTATCGCTATCGGTCTCGGACTGGAGAACATCGAGTACGAACCGGAGCAGTTCCCCGGCCTCGTCTACCGTCTCGACGAACCCGAAGTCGTCGCACTGCTCTTCGGTTCCGGGAAACTCGTTATCACCGGCGGGAAGAAACCCGAGGACGCGGAACAGGCAGTCGACAAAATCGTCTCGCGTCTCGAAGAGCTCGGTCTGCTGGAATAA
- a CDS encoding DUF424 domain-containing protein, giving the protein MILRERDTQEGLLVAVCDDDVLGETFETDGVSFTVTEEFYGGDEVDESEVVDSLTRASVANIVGTDAVTLAVENGFVDEGSVLELDSTKHAQFLRM; this is encoded by the coding sequence ATGATTCTCAGGGAGCGGGACACACAAGAGGGACTACTCGTCGCTGTCTGTGACGACGACGTGCTCGGCGAGACGTTCGAAACTGACGGCGTGTCGTTCACCGTCACCGAGGAGTTTTACGGCGGCGATGAGGTGGACGAGAGCGAAGTCGTGGACAGTCTCACCCGTGCCAGCGTGGCTAACATCGTCGGTACGGATGCAGTGACGCTTGCAGTCGAAAACGGGTTCGTAGACGAGGGAAGCGTCCTCGAACTGGACTCCACTAAGCACGCACAGTTCTTGCGGATGTAA
- a CDS encoding aminotransferase class V-fold PLP-dependent enzyme, with protein sequence MEPQQSEALDVARIREDFPILQREVNGNQLVYLDNAATTQTPEQVVETICDYYRNYNANVHRGIHQLSQEASVAYEEAHDRLAEFIGASGGREEMVFTKNTTESENLVAYAWGLNELGPGDEVVLTEMEHHASLVTWQQLAKKTGAEVKYIPIDEQGYLDMDAAAEMITDNTKMVSVVHVSNTLGTTNPVGELADIAHDHGAYIFVDGAQAVPNRPVDVEAIDADFYAFSGHKMAGPTGIGGLYGKEHILEEMEPYLYGGDMIRKVTYEDATWEDLPWKFEAGTPSIAQGIAMAAAVDYLEEIGMERIQRHEEQLAEYAYDRLTEEGDVEIYGPPGDDRGGLVSFNVDSVHAHDLSSIVNDHAVAIRAGDHCTQPLHDKLGVAASARASFYIYNTREEVDKLVEAVDDARQLFAQ encoded by the coding sequence ATGGAACCACAGCAGTCAGAGGCGTTGGACGTGGCGCGCATTCGGGAGGACTTCCCGATTCTACAGCGGGAGGTAAACGGGAACCAGTTGGTGTACCTCGATAACGCGGCGACGACGCAGACGCCGGAACAGGTCGTCGAGACCATCTGTGACTACTACCGGAACTATAACGCGAACGTCCACCGTGGCATCCACCAGTTGAGTCAGGAGGCGTCCGTCGCCTACGAGGAAGCGCACGACCGACTTGCGGAGTTCATCGGCGCGAGCGGCGGGCGCGAGGAGATGGTGTTCACGAAGAACACGACCGAATCCGAGAATCTCGTGGCCTACGCGTGGGGGCTGAACGAACTCGGGCCGGGCGACGAGGTCGTCCTGACCGAAATGGAACATCACGCCTCGCTCGTGACGTGGCAACAGCTCGCCAAGAAAACAGGTGCGGAGGTGAAGTACATCCCGATCGACGAGCAGGGCTACCTCGATATGGACGCCGCAGCGGAGATGATCACCGACAATACGAAAATGGTCAGCGTCGTCCACGTCTCGAACACGCTCGGAACGACGAACCCAGTCGGTGAACTGGCCGACATCGCACACGACCACGGCGCCTATATCTTCGTCGATGGCGCACAAGCGGTTCCAAATCGTCCCGTCGATGTCGAAGCTATCGACGCCGACTTCTACGCCTTTTCGGGGCACAAGATGGCTGGCCCGACCGGCATCGGCGGTCTGTACGGCAAGGAACACATCTTAGAGGAGATGGAACCGTACCTCTACGGCGGCGACATGATCCGGAAGGTGACCTACGAGGACGCGACGTGGGAAGACCTTCCGTGGAAATTCGAGGCCGGGACACCAAGCATCGCCCAGGGTATCGCGATGGCCGCCGCGGTGGACTACCTCGAAGAGATCGGCATGGAGCGCATCCAGCGACACGAAGAACAACTCGCGGAGTACGCCTACGATCGCCTGACGGAGGAAGGCGACGTGGAAATCTACGGCCCACCGGGTGACGACCGTGGCGGTCTCGTCTCGTTCAACGTCGATAGCGTCCACGCCCACGACCTCTCCAGCATCGTGAACGACCACGCGGTGGCGATTCGGGCGGGCGACCACTGTACACAGCCACTCCACGACAAACTCGGCGTTGCGGCGTCGGCGCGAGCGTCCTTCTACATTTACAACACGCGTGAAGAGGTCGATAAGCTGGTCGAAGCCGTGGACGACGCTCGGCAGTTGTTTGCGCAGTAG
- a CDS encoding DsbA family protein, with protein MSQSRATQLAVPINEHDHVDGAADAAVTLVEYGDYECPYCEEAQQSVKELRRTMGDRVQFVFRHFPLTQLHPHAQRAAEAAEAAAEQGKFWEMHDLLFEHPSEITEGELQDAAETLDLDMNQFNDELTMHTHRNRVHEDLVSGAQSGVIGTPTFFIDGERYDEQWDSTPLRAALEDAMVE; from the coding sequence ATGAGCCAATCACGCGCGACGCAGCTTGCCGTACCAATCAACGAACACGACCATGTCGACGGAGCGGCTGACGCGGCCGTCACACTCGTCGAATACGGCGATTACGAATGTCCATACTGTGAAGAAGCACAGCAGTCCGTGAAGGAACTGAGACGGACGATGGGCGATCGAGTGCAGTTCGTCTTTCGCCATTTCCCACTTACACAACTGCATCCGCACGCACAGCGGGCAGCGGAAGCGGCGGAAGCGGCGGCGGAGCAGGGGAAGTTTTGGGAGATGCACGATCTGCTCTTCGAGCATCCGAGCGAAATAACGGAAGGGGAGTTACAGGACGCCGCGGAAACTCTCGACCTCGACATGAACCAATTCAACGACGAACTCACGATGCATACCCACCGCAACCGAGTTCACGAGGATCTCGTATCCGGCGCTCAGAGCGGGGTTATCGGGACGCCGACGTTCTTCATCGACGGCGAACGCTACGACGAACAGTGGGACAGCACGCCACTTCGAGCGGCGCTGGAAGATGCAATGGTAGAGTAA
- a CDS encoding ArsR/SmtB family transcription factor, giving the protein MDADERELSPDEAFSLLGNDTRIGIIQTLWEADEPLSFSELHDRVGISDSGQFNYHLNKLVGLFVRQKNGKYELPFAGFRVIGAILSGTYTQRAESTTYELDLPCIGCETRLEAEYDEEMVTVRCPSCDVERSTFGFPPGAFEERDVDELPRTFERWLRNIFSMMTDGICLNCSGRTVGSLVTESEYFEQEAEIGVEFVCDRCNDHAFGSIGSYILQHPAIVAFHYEHGIDLGEESAWELEWLIENEAEIIAEKPLLVELTVELAGDELTVRVDDGLSIEVE; this is encoded by the coding sequence ATGGACGCGGATGAGCGAGAGTTATCGCCGGACGAAGCTTTCTCCCTTCTCGGAAACGATACACGAATCGGAATCATCCAAACGCTGTGGGAGGCCGACGAACCGCTGTCGTTTTCCGAACTCCACGATCGCGTCGGCATCAGCGACAGCGGGCAGTTCAACTACCACCTGAACAAACTCGTCGGCTTGTTCGTCCGACAGAAAAACGGGAAGTACGAACTCCCGTTCGCAGGATTTCGAGTCATCGGTGCGATTCTCTCCGGAACGTACACACAGCGCGCCGAATCCACGACGTACGAACTCGACCTGCCCTGCATCGGATGTGAAACGAGACTGGAAGCGGAATACGACGAGGAGATGGTGACGGTTCGGTGTCCGTCCTGCGACGTAGAACGGTCGACGTTCGGATTTCCACCGGGTGCGTTCGAAGAGCGCGATGTGGACGAGCTCCCGCGGACCTTCGAGCGATGGCTTCGAAACATCTTTTCGATGATGACCGACGGAATCTGTCTGAACTGCTCGGGACGAACGGTCGGGTCGCTCGTCACCGAATCGGAGTATTTCGAACAGGAAGCGGAAATCGGCGTCGAGTTCGTCTGTGATCGGTGCAACGACCACGCTTTCGGGTCGATCGGGTCGTACATTCTCCAGCATCCAGCGATCGTCGCGTTCCACTACGAACACGGCATCGATCTCGGCGAGGAGTCCGCGTGGGAACTGGAGTGGCTCATCGAGAACGAGGCCGAAATCATCGCCGAGAAACCGTTGCTGGTGGAACTCACCGTCGAACTGGCGGGGGACGAACTCACGGTACGGGTAGACGACGGGTTAAGCATCGAAGTCGAGTAA
- a CDS encoding MFS transporter: protein MRSLFTNRTFTRLFLGRLITNAGDSVYTIAAMWLAFELGGSSFYTGLAGFLTMLPQVFQFLAGPLVDRWQLRRILVGTQVLQGIFVLAIPFAAVMGWLSVGVVLVVMPIVSLLNQFVYPAQQAALPRVVEEEELVEANSAFSFAYQGVDFVFTALGGIVVAVVGAVSLYLIDSVTFAIAALVFVGVRIPSADTNDSDRDEGTKNVTSAMGDYRMELSDGIRYVRGSVLVWVLLGSLVVNATIGTALAVLPAYANASGGPDTYGFILAAITGGMLVGSLSATPLKRFSLAALSVGGFALSGLSWLAAVAVGWLPATVGLFFLAGVPIGATNVIFSAMVQSVVPEDLMGRVSSVLASGSVGAMPLGSLLGGIGGDMFGNAVVMTTAGFGLLFISTCWLTHPLLRNLADVEDLRSERYGLIRSNRAEPSESF, encoded by the coding sequence ATGCGCTCTCTATTCACGAATCGGACGTTCACGCGGCTCTTTCTGGGACGCCTGATAACCAACGCCGGGGACAGCGTCTACACCATCGCGGCGATGTGGCTCGCGTTCGAACTCGGCGGGTCGTCGTTCTACACGGGATTGGCTGGCTTTCTCACCATGCTTCCACAAGTCTTCCAGTTCCTCGCCGGGCCGCTCGTTGATCGGTGGCAGCTTCGCCGTATTTTAGTCGGGACGCAGGTGTTACAGGGGATTTTCGTCCTCGCGATTCCGTTCGCCGCGGTGATGGGATGGCTCTCGGTGGGGGTCGTTCTCGTCGTGATGCCGATCGTCTCGCTCCTGAATCAGTTCGTCTACCCGGCACAGCAGGCCGCCCTCCCCCGCGTCGTCGAGGAGGAGGAATTGGTCGAAGCGAATTCCGCGTTCTCGTTCGCCTATCAGGGCGTCGATTTCGTTTTCACCGCCCTCGGCGGTATCGTCGTCGCGGTGGTCGGTGCTGTGTCGCTTTATCTCATCGACTCGGTCACCTTCGCTATCGCCGCACTGGTGTTCGTCGGCGTCCGGATCCCGTCCGCTGACACGAACGACAGTGACCGTGACGAAGGCACAAAGAACGTCACCTCAGCGATGGGCGACTATCGTATGGAACTCTCGGACGGAATCCGCTACGTCCGTGGTTCAGTTCTCGTTTGGGTACTCCTCGGAAGCCTCGTCGTCAATGCGACCATCGGGACGGCTCTCGCAGTTCTGCCAGCCTACGCAAACGCCTCCGGTGGGCCGGACACGTATGGGTTTATCCTCGCCGCAATCACCGGCGGAATGCTCGTTGGGTCGCTTTCGGCAACGCCACTGAAACGGTTCTCGCTGGCGGCATTGAGCGTCGGCGGCTTCGCACTGAGCGGCCTTTCGTGGCTCGCCGCTGTCGCGGTCGGATGGCTTCCGGCCACCGTGGGATTGTTCTTCCTCGCAGGCGTTCCAATCGGCGCGACGAACGTCATTTTTTCAGCGATGGTACAATCCGTCGTTCCCGAAGATTTGATGGGACGTGTTTCGTCCGTACTCGCCAGCGGTTCAGTTGGTGCAATGCCGCTCGGGTCGCTTCTCGGCGGAATCGGTGGCGATATGTTTGGGAATGCGGTCGTCATGACTACTGCCGGGTTCGGACTCCTGTTCATCTCCACCTGCTGGCTAACACATCCACTCCTTCGAAACCTCGCCGATGTCGAAGACCTCCGTTCGGAACGATACGGGCTTATACGCTCAAACCGGGCCGAACCGTCGGAATCCTTTTAG
- the sufU gene encoding Fe-S cluster assembly sulfur transfer protein SufU, translated as MSMGSDMYRQQILDHYRSPRNYGELEESHFTHEGVNPSCGDELEFDVALDDDGETIERVAFRGDGCAISQASASMLSQKLPGMTLDEVEEMDRDDVIDMLGVDISPMRVKCAVLAEKVVQDGAEIFEGEKEAGQTTTE; from the coding sequence ATGAGCATGGGTTCGGACATGTACCGGCAGCAGATTCTCGACCATTATCGTAGCCCACGCAACTACGGTGAACTGGAAGAATCCCATTTCACCCACGAAGGGGTCAACCCCTCCTGTGGCGACGAACTCGAATTCGATGTGGCACTCGATGACGACGGGGAAACCATCGAGCGAGTCGCGTTCCGGGGCGACGGCTGTGCCATCAGTCAGGCCAGCGCGAGCATGCTGTCCCAGAAACTACCGGGAATGACGCTCGACGAAGTCGAGGAGATGGATAGGGACGACGTTATAGACATGCTCGGCGTGGACATCAGTCCGATGCGGGTGAAATGCGCCGTGCTCGCCGAAAAAGTCGTCCAGGACGGGGCGGAGATTTTCGAAGGGGAGAAAGAAGCCGGACAGACGACAACCGAGTAG
- a CDS encoding GNAT family N-acetyltransferase, producing the protein MRIQIRPAEPTHIDGVQRVADRAWRSAHESIVGAETVDEFLTKYYDSESFLSLIANDDAVFAVAARNDRDIVGFVSATPDDDCSARYHLGRIYIHPEQWGKGVGQRLLQYAEQCIEARDGKRITLGVMAENERAISFYGSAGYERASEFYDERIDTRGYEYRKSI; encoded by the coding sequence ATGCGTATCCAGATTCGTCCAGCGGAGCCCACGCATATCGATGGAGTTCAACGAGTTGCGGACCGAGCGTGGCGTTCGGCTCACGAATCGATCGTTGGAGCGGAGACCGTCGATGAGTTCCTCACGAAATACTACGATTCCGAATCGTTTCTCTCGCTCATTGCAAACGACGATGCGGTCTTTGCTGTTGCCGCCAGAAACGACCGTGACATCGTCGGGTTCGTTTCCGCCACGCCCGACGACGACTGCTCCGCGAGGTACCACCTCGGTCGCATCTATATACATCCGGAGCAGTGGGGCAAGGGAGTCGGACAGCGGCTTCTACAGTATGCTGAACAATGCATCGAAGCGCGAGATGGAAAACGAATCACGCTGGGCGTCATGGCCGAGAACGAACGTGCTATCAGTTTCTACGGATCGGCAGGATACGAACGTGCGTCGGAGTTCTACGACGAACGAATCGACACGCGCGGATACGAATACCGAAAATCGATTTGA